A region of the Denticeps clupeoides chromosome 12, fDenClu1.1, whole genome shotgun sequence genome:
TGGTTCAAAGAAATATGTTAGACAAAGGTTAGATGTCATTTTCATACTCATGTATCATCTAGTGTAAGCAATCTGATGGTAAGCTTAGCCTCAGACATTCAGAAAAGGGTTTAGTTTCACTGTTAGGAGAGCGTGAAATGAGGCAGAAAATGAAAGGTTGTCATTCGAAAAAGCTGCACGTTTCTGTAAACTTTCATGAGGttgttcaataaaaatatacattatgaGCTCAagtcatatattatatattgtatacTGCATACTCCTCAATGCCAGGCTAAGGCATTTTTTATTCAGACTGCTAGTTGTCTGCTAgtaacctttttcttttttgttagaaaatgcatacattttattcaggtttattttattttccaccaGTGCATACACAGGGATGAGCACAGCTGTGGGCGTGTGCTTCAGTTATTTAGTAATAAATTGCAGAGggcatgatttatttatgtagaTGTGTATATACTTTGGTGTGGAAATGTGGGCTGGGTTGGCTGTGTGttaaggagtgtgtgtgtgcctctggGTATGCATGTGCTCTTGTCTAAACCACTCTTCCCTGGAGAAGAGGACGACTTTCTCCAACAGACTGTCGGCTAAGTAGGTTCCAGAGAAGCAAAGGCACCGAGGTTCTTCCTGAAGTGCCAGAGTCGCTGCTTGAATCTTCTACGAGTGGCTGGTAGTGCTTAAATCgcctacacaaaaaaaacccatgtTACGCATTCAGgaacttttcatttaatttttcaaaTTTATGTTATAATCATGATTGCATTTAGAGGGCCTAGCTGTGTTGCAACTCAGGTTTTATTTGACCTACATTACTTTTACTGAAATAAGAACCAAATAGAAAACCTATGCCAGTTCAATGTGCTTATTACACTTAATTTTCTGAAAATCTCTACTATTTAATGCAGTTCATTGTCTGTTTCTGCTATGGCACCCATACAAAATGGTTCTGCACCAATTTTTAgatttagtgaagtgattgtcacttgtgatacacagcagcacagcacacggtgcacacagtgaaatttgtcctctgcacttaacccagccatgacaggcacctggggagcagtgtgggacggtgctttgctcagtggcacctcagtggcaccttggcggattgggattcaaccATCTGATttcagggctgcttccttaaccgctagccaccactgccccagtttatGCAGCCCCTAGAACTCATCACTGAGTGGGTATTGAACTGTATTAACTGCCTGCAGTTATTTAGCAATATCATTTCATGTGCATGTTACTTGAGAAGTCATAAAAAAGGACTCCCCCCAAAAGCCACTGTGTAATTCTGACCCCTATTATTACATTTGCAAGAAAGCAAGACCACATAACTGGATTTTAACATATGCCTTAAATCTATTAATTAATCAGAATATGCTAATAGTAAGGACTGTATCATCAACATAAAGAATAGCACAATATAGCACTTACTTATAAGCCAGGGCGATCATCCCTGCTACACAGGCAAGCACCAGAACTCCCAACACTGCTGCCACAGTGCCCCCTGTGGATGATTCTGAGCCTGCAGGTACACAAACAGGTCAGTCACAGTTTAAAAGCTCTGCTGACATAAATTTAAACATCCAGCCCTGCTTTCTTTGTTACCGTTGACTGTTGTTTCCTTCACACTTTTGATACACACCTACTGCAACGCTGACTCTGGCACTCGTAACAGCAAAGCTGACATCATTGCTAAGGGAGACATTGATGCAGAATACTCCAGAGTCGTTGAAAAACTGCCTCAGAACCATCTGGCACTCAGGACTAGGAGTCACAGCATTGCACACTGTCTGCACAGGCGTGGTGCAGTCTGCATCGGAGACCACAGTGCACACTTCACTAGGCAGGCTGCAAACACGGAAGGAAGAAAGGCATTTGAAATTATAGGGGGTATAAGAGCAATAGGTGGGTATGCGACATGCTGAAAGACTTGTGTTTGAGTGGAAACTACAGTCTATAGTGgcataaacaataaagaatgaaaaaaatatataatttaatatgctGTCACACAatgaattaacatttatttaaaatactttgAAGCATCTTAgatcaaaattattatttaccttgaatataaaatagcagtttaataatgtaaaaacatttaaacagaatATTTGAATGTGGTGACACATCTCCAGGATGCTATTTCTTACCTCCCCTGGCAAGTGACTGTAAGATCCACAGCATTTTGCTCCACCTCTGTGGTCAACGTTACCACATTGTTGACCTGCACGATCTCCACACTCTCAATACCCTCTGCAGAGCCGAcaggaaaatacattttccacCACTTGAACATCATAAAATTGATAAGGTGTGTAGGACATctgcaaaaacaaaatattgCTTACGAATGATGTCTAAGTTGGTGGAGAAGGAACCGTAGCGGTAGATGGTGCAGTCGCTGTTGGCCGCCGCCTCGGGAGCCTGCCTCTTTGCTATCACCAGAGCAACTTCAGCTGCCTCGGGGCCTGCGTCCACCTCATTCACGACAGCTTCTGATGCCACAGTGGGAGCCACTGACACTATGAACCAAAAGTGAATCAAGCTcattcaaaaatatttattgctACATATTTATTGCTACTTTATCATTGCCAAAACGACTCACCTGCAACGGCCTCATTGGCAACTGCTGCCACTTCGTTGACTGTTTCAATGATTTCTGCTTCCATGGGCACCGCCGCTGTGACCTCTGTCACCGCTGCTGTTGCCACCTCTGTAGGTTCTGCAGGTTCCGCCACACCAGCATCCTCTGCAGCAGGGGTTTCTGGGAGATTAGTGGCTGCCAGCTCGAGGGTTGCTTCATCTGCCACGATAACAGCGGTTTCTGCGTCCACAGCAGCAACAACTTCTGTAGCATCTTGAACCACAGCGGCCTCTTCTGCCGCTACAACAACGGTGGGCTCTGCCACCACGAGCGCTTGGTCTTCAGCAGCGGTTTCTGCGTCCACAGCAGCAACAACTTCTGTAGCATCTTGAACCACAGCGGCCTCTTCTGCCGCTACAACAACGGTGGGCTCTGCCACCACGAGCGCTTGGTCTTCAGCAGCGGTTTCTGCGTCCACAGCAGCAACAACTTCTGTAGCATCTTGAACCACAGCGGCCTCTTCTGCCGCTACAACAACGGTGGGCTCTGCCACCACGAGCGCTTGGTCTTCAGCAGCGGTTTCTGcgtccacagcagcagcaacttcTGTAGCATCTTGAACCACAGCGGCCTCTTCTGCCGCTACAACAACGGTGGGCTCTGCCACCACGAGCGCCTggtcttcagcagcagcagcaacagtgGCAGCTTCTGCTGCAGCACCTGCATCCAGATCTGCAGCAGCAGTTCCATCCTCTGTCGCCACTGCATCGGCTCCCTCTTCTACCTCTGCTGCTGGTACATCCACAGCTAAACCAGTGCCGTCAGCAGGGGCTGCTGCAGATGCAGGCACTGCAAGGGCAATGTCTGCAGCCACTGTGGCTATAGGTGCAGCGGGGTCAACCGTGGCCACAGCCCCTGCAGTGGCCACATCTACTGGTGCTATGGAGGGATCTTCAGCCGGGGCATCTGTAaagataaatgtaaattaaaatatttgggAATTAATTATTTGGGAAGTGGAAAgacacatgtacagtacaggctaaaagtttggacaccttctcattcaatgtgttttctttattttcatgaccatttactttggtggattctcactgaaggcatcaacattatgaatgaacattatgaatgtggagttatgtacttaaccagaAGACATCAGATTTATTTCTGACCTGTGGTGTCTTCCTCCACTGGAATTGAGGGTTCGATAGTGGCCCCTCCCAGGGTTGGGTTGACTTCACATTCATTAGGGATGGCAGCCATGAGGACGACCTGGGGTCTGAAGGACCCAGAAGAGAGATACGTGTGGGTGACAGTTGGATCCCGAGATATGAGTGTCCCACTGTTGTCACCAAAGTCCCAGGTGAAGGTGACATCTGAGCTGCTCAGATATTGACTTGGATCATGGAGGGTTACACTGAAAGCGACAGCCCGGTTCTGGATGAAATTTTGGTCTCCCTGATTGATGTCATTGACTTGGGATAGTGTCACCTGAAAGGGAATTTGATCTGCAGAGAGACCAAAAATATACAAGATGAGGTAATGGATCAATTCACCATTTATGGCCAATTACATTGACATAAAAGACCTATTATATGCacaggaatttaaaaaaaatcccacctaTGACAGAAAACCGGGTGGAGGCATAGCCAAGGGGGACAAATCTGTCTTTGCTCCGAGAGTGATAGATGACCACCTCCATGTTGTAAGAGCCTAGAGGGATGTTATCTGTGCCAATGGTCAGAGAAGAAGAGGGACCATCTGCTACCTGCCAATAGCGGCCTGAAACGCAGGGAAATCAGGTTTATACGTGACCCTATTGGAGCAGAGATTATAAAATTGCTTTTGCACTCAATTACACTTAATGATGAAGAACACATACAGATGCTCTACCTTAAACcatttgtttaataaatattGCGTAAGATATTACAACATTATGTTGATAAAACATCCAGAAGAAAACAATTTAAGCCTAAGACATAAACACATATTAGAAAGTATTATGTAACCATTATCTTTGAGTTCAATaggtctgtgaagattctcagtcatccatgtgaatttgtctgaaagttgagtctgaagcagaactttgtcaatctgctTTGTcatcagattgacaaagttctgtggatgcagaatgaaatgtctctacattaaagaaagaaagtccagttgccatgactcaactttcagaccaTGAGATCAATAATGTTACAATTTcaaaagaattaaaatgaagaaacacTGGGTCCTTACCCCATGCCTTCCACACAAAGATATAGTTTGGCTTCTTCTCTGATCTGCTTGTGTAAGGTGTTCCATCTGGAAAGACGCCAGTCCACTCATCCGCGCTGCTGCGTCCTGGGAACACTGGCTGTCCTTCACGATACTGGGTTCCTGTAAAAGTAGCAAAGTCACTATGGGCGCTCAGAGATGGATGATCTGGTCAGtaaagatgaaaataaatgaaacaccaAACCATTAATGGTGCAATTTCTGGCCCACACTACTTGTCCATCAGGAAGCACAGTCTGGTTTACAGGGAATTTTACATCAATGTTGAAAGTTGCCTTTGCTCCAGTTAGAGTGGGCGCATCATTTCTTAGGTCAAATGTCACCTCTCCACCTAAAAAGACaaagtttaattaaaaccaATGAATGATGTCTTGCAGAACATTGCCCATGCTGTAGCCCTGGATTTTTGAAAGTGAACCTTTCCAGCAGGTTCTGTATCTGGGGTCACCGTCTCTCCACACAGGATACATTCGTGAATTCCATGATCGGTATCGAGCGAAACGGGTCTTTGAATCTCTAAGAGcaccatctggaaaaagaaatgaaaatgactaAATGAAAATTAATTCAATCTGAATTGTCTAGATTAATACTTTATCTGATTCACACTATCctaccctaaaaaaaaaactttctggaaaaaataaataaataaattatatatatatatataaatgctaaGACTTTAATCTAGACATCTTTGAGAAACAGAGGTACTACTACAATTCATGGacttttgcatttgtttgtgtgtattcagtACAGCATTAAATTCTTTGATGTTGTTTTAGCTTTGTGGGCACTGGAGTATGAGTACGGGTAAAAGTTTCTCAGAAGGTCACCATACCAGGTTTCCAGGGCCATGTGCAATGTTTTAATGCTACAAAAGGTCTTAGGAGTCTAGGGGGCCAGATCAGTAGTGAATCAGAGCAAATATTTCACAGGCTTTCACTCAAGGGTCATATACTAAACAAGAAGGTAATGTATATCTATGTGGATGGGGAAGCAGGGTTGGGAGATTGGGGGGAGGTTTTTGGCTTTGAGAGTCACACGGCTCACAATCCGCCCCAATCCCTTTCATGTGACTCTCATCTGAGCACATGCAACTGTAATCCCAATGGGAGTAATGAGGCATGTCTTAACTAGGGGGTTTCTGTCTTGTTCTTGCTCAGGCTATACAAATATTTAACTACGGCCTGATTATATCTGAGGAAGATAAATCTATAGtcaaaaaacagaatttaattGGATGGGCCCAATTTCATAAAGATAACAATTTATGGCACATTCACTATGAGTGTACAAGGGGAATGCTGTGAATCaggaaataaatacatctttttttttcattcatggaAACTCGTATATTATTCAGAGAAACTAAAGATGAATATAACCAGCAAAATACTTGATtccagaaaaaaggaaatatattTACAATTGTTTTGTCTTAATATTGTATGTTTGGCAAAGCAATTTCTtctattttattgattttttagAAATGTTCCTGTCGTTTCCACCACCTGACAGAAAACTAAAACTGCAAATATACAATGACGTAAAATCAATAGACACAAAGGAATTATGAAAATGCAGTGTCAATATGGACAAAACAGCATGCTTGGATATTTATTTGTCACAATATTTCaaagctcattaaaaaaatgtcttgcaaTAAttctattatatttttaattctgcataatcatattaatgatcattaaaatgatGACTTACTTGTTGCTGCCAGTGTTAAAAGAAACACCAAAGTCACCAGAACTGTCCTCATGGTATGTGTGGTTCTTACTTTTCCACCCTCTTCTCTGTCCAGTTCCACTCTGAGGGTTATTATTTGGGCAGAGTGCTTTTTAAATGTGACTGGAAATCTGCATCTCCTTAAGCATGCCTCTTGACTCTGACATCACAAGCCTTCCTGCACAGCAATCATCCTGCCCTCAGGAATTGTCTGGATTCCCATCTAATGGCATTTACAAAGATTTACAACTTTCAGGTAGATTTGTTACAAATTAGGGGTAGTACAATACTTCCCACTATAGTGCACTTAGAGTAGTGAAGGAGAAACTTGCAGCATTGTAAAGTAAAATGCTTTGTGATCATTAACAGTAATTCAATATTAACAGTCCCTGTccctgaataaataaaacattgtgtCTCATTTATCAGGATGCAAAATTATTTTGGCTTGATTATCTCGCTTCAgaggaacccatcctcctctggtcagcacttaAATACCCTGGGTTGTTTAGTGCGATTCATCCATGACATTATGGCATACAATGATAATTGCAGCACAATTAAACTAAGTATCTGGAAAAAATGTTTGCTTGTGTTTACTGCTCAGATTAAAGAGCATTCACTGTCTTGGCTAGAAAACCATGATGTTTTATGCAGTGCTGCATATTAATTGTGTAATCGAATATTCATGTGAGGAGAAAGAAACACATATGCAtttgtatatacattttatgcAGGGATAGGTGCAATGGCTGAATCTAGTTAGTGAGAGGAGTGGCCAGTAATCAGAAGTCCAGGTGTGATGAAGGATGAGGAAGGACAGACATTAA
Encoded here:
- the pmela gene encoding premelanosome protein a; this translates as MRTVLVTLVFLLTLAATNGALRDSKTRFARYRSWNSRMYPVWRDGDPRYRTCWKGGEVTFDLRNDAPTLTGAKATFNIDVKFPVNQTVLPDGQVVWARNCTINGTQYREGQPVFPGRSSADEWTGVFPDGTPYTSRSEKKPNYIFVWKAWGRYWQVADGPSSSLTIGTDNIPLGSYNMEVVIYHSRSKDRFVPLGYASTRFSVIDQIPFQVTLSQVNDINQGDQNFIQNRAVAFSVTLHDPSQYLSSSDVTFTWDFGDNSGTLISRDPTVTHTYLSSGSFRPQVVLMAAIPNECEVNPTLGGATIEPSIPVEEDTTDAPAEDPSIAPVDVATAGAVATVDPAAPIATVAADIALAVPASAAAPADGTGLAVDVPAAEVEEGADAVATEDGTAAADLDAGAAAEAATVAAAAEDQALVVAEPTVVVAAEEAAVVQDATEVAAAVDAETAAEDQALVVAEPTVVVAAEEAAVVQDATEVVAAVDAETAAEDQALVVAEPTVVVAAEEAAVVQDATEVVAAVDAETAAEDQALVVAEPTVVVAAEEAAVVQDATEVVAAVDAETAVIVADEATLELAATNLPETPAAEDAGVAEPAEPTEVATAAVTEVTAAVPMEAEIIETVNEVAAVANEAVAVSVAPTVASEAVVNEVDAGPEAAEVALVIAKRQAPEAAANSDCTIYRYGSFSTNLDIIQGIESVEIVQVNNVVTLTTEVEQNAVDLTVTCQGSLPSEVCTVVSDADCTTPVQTVCNAVTPSPECQMVLRQFFNDSGVFCINVSLSNDVSFAVTSARVSVAVGSESSTGGTVAAVLGVLVLACVAGMIALAYKRFKHYQPLVEDSSSDSGTSGRTSVPLLLWNLLSRQSVGESRPLLQGRVV